The candidate division WOR-1 bacterium RIFOXYB2_FULL_36_35 genome contains the following window.
TGTCTTTCAATTGTTTCAATTTGTAATTCATTTTTTGCAAGTTCTATTACACAGCTTCTAGTTATTCCAGGAAGAATCGTTTCTGATAAAGGTGGGGTTATAAGTTTTCCATCTTTAAGAAGAAACAAATTTTCGCCGGAACCTTCTGCAACTGTTTTTTCATGAGAAAGCAAGATTGCTTCATCATAGCCTTTTTCCAGAGCTTCCGCTTTTGCTAGAGAAGAGTTGATATAAGTTCCTGTAATCTTAGCCCCTTGAGGAATAGACTGAGCTGAAATTCTCCACCATCTTGATACGCAAACTCTAATTCCTTTTGTAACATCAAGATATGCTCCAAAAGGCGAAATATACATACAAAAATCATCTTCAATTCCAATTAAACCAAGCCCTATTTTTTCTTGAGATTTATAATAAATTGGACGAATATATATATCTTCTTTGTAATCATTTTTTTTTGCAAGTTCAATTGTAAAAGCTTCTAATTCTTCAAAAGAGTATTTTAAGTCTGTTTTTAAAGCCAAATTAGTAGATCGTTGAAATCTTTCATAATGCTCTCGCAGTTTAAAAATAAAAATTTGTTTTTTCTCGGAATTCCAGTAGCCCCTAATCCCTTCAAAAACACCTGTTCCATAATTGAAGGCATGAGTCATAATTCCTATTTTAGCATCGGAAAAA
Protein-coding sequences here:
- a CDS encoding branched-chain-amino-acid transaminase, which translates into the protein MKYAFFKGKIVPFSDAKIGIMTHAFNYGTGVFEGIRGYWNSEKKQIFIFKLREHYERFQRSTNLALKTDLKYSFEELEAFTIELAKKNDYKEDIYIRPIYYKSQEKIGLGLIGIEDDFCMYISPFGAYLDVTKGIRVCVSRWWRISAQSIPQGAKITGTYINSSLAKAEALEKGYDEAILLSHEKTVAEGSGENLFLLKDGKLITPPLSETILPGITRSCVIELAKNELQIETIERQLQQKELYEADELFFCGTGAQISPIISVDDKNIKEGKVGFITKKLQDIYFAIARGDNPKYSAWLTPVY